The DNA window AAATGATAGAtcaggtaaaaaaaatgtttttctttctttctcttggaTTTTGTCTATATAAACCTTACCGGTTCTCAACACATTTCAAATCTGATAATCCAGGGTCACTGTGGATCCTGTTGGGCATTTGGTGCTGTTGAATCGCTATCAGATCGTTTTTGCATCCATTATGGCATGGTAACTGAATCTCGTGATTCAAATTAGTTATTTCtatttgaacaaaaaacatTGACTAATTATGCTGTTCCAATATAATCACACACGTCCTTTTATTGCAGAACCTCTCTCTATCCGTCAATGACCTCTTAGCTTGCTGTGGCTGGATGTGCGGTGATGGTTGTGATGGGGGTTATCCAATTGATGCATGGAGATACTTTGTCCAATCTGGTGTTGTCACTGAGGAGGTACTAGTTTCTGGCTTTGCATATTACCTTGACCCTTGATATCTTTCCTCTTAGTTTAGATTGCTTAACTAGATACCGAGAGGGCACCCCATTTTGATCATGCCCAATCTGTTCCACAATCATGATCTTTATCAAAAATTTCATCTGGCAGTGTGATCCATACTTTGATGATATTGGCTGTTCTCACCCTGGTTGCGAGCCAGGATTTCCTACTCCAAAGTGTGAAAGAAAATGTGCCGATAAGAACAAGCTCTGGGCAGAGTCCAAGCACTTCAGTGTTAATGCTTATAGAATTGATTCTGATCCCCACAGCATCATGGCTGAAGTTTCCATGAACGGACCTGTAGAGGTGGCCTTCACTGTTTATGAGGTAAAAACTCGGTTCATTCTCTTTTGCTGACACTTGATGCACTTGATTGTTTTGCAGTGCTTAAACTATAGCTTGCTTATTAAGTTGAAGAAATTCTGAGTTTTAGACAAGCAGGGATAACATCAGTGGGAGTTTGCTAACATTTGATCTCATAAGAATCTCGTTTTTAGCTGTACTTGCACTTTCATTCATGCGTGACGAATGccattattaatttatcatacAAGTATATGCAAATTATGCCCATAGAAAAAGTTATACGCAAATTGCATGAAGATAGACGTTCCTGGGAAATACACCTTGTATacttatttaattgaaataatctGTTTACCATTCTACAGGATTTTGCTCATTATAAATCAGGAGTTTACAAGCACATAACAGGTGATGTCATGGGAGGCCATGCTGTTAAGCTTATCGGGTGGGGGACTTCTGATGACGGGGAGGATTATTGGGTATGTGTTAATAATACCATTTCTTTTTCCAGGTTCCATGTCCATTGTTTCTCATATAATATTAGTATAATTATGTACTCTCTTTTTGTCGCAGCTTCTTGCTAACCAGTGGAATAGAGGCTGGGGTGATGTAGGTTCTTTTGATCAGAATTTCTGTCCATGTTGAATTACTGTCATAAAAGTTTTCTCAAACGCTAACTTGCAATTTCACTTTGAATGACAGGATGGCTACTTTAAAATCAGAAGAGGAACAAATGAGTGTGGTATTGAAGAGGATGTTGTTGCTGGTTTGCCTTCAACCAGGAACCTCGTCAGAGAAGTTGCCAAGATCGATGCCCATGAGCATGCCTCGGCGTGATAATGGATTATCCCTTTTCAAATTGATGTGATTTATGTACGAATCATGTGCTTTAGCGATAAATTATGCTATAGTTTGATCTCAACTGCATGAGGGATGCTTTCTTCAACAGTACTCAATTTGATTGAAATAATATGTGAAAGATGCCATAGTTTGATCcttctattttttgttcaaactGTATCCCTGTTGTATAACAGAATGTCTACACTCTTATTTTGGCTCATCATGAACGGACCAAATGATTATAGGAATTAGGAGTTGGAGAATGACAttaggacaaaaaaaataacagggaaaattatatttagcctgcaataatttgattgttttttcctgtgttttaagaaattatattttatatctttagtcaatttaaaataaaataaaataaaagataaacttACCTTTATATTATacacaacataaacacaaaaactACATTTACATAGATTTGGATTCTCTCTTTGTATAatttcttctctccctctctgcaAACACAGAAATCACATATCACTTTGAGTGCCAGGCATCACCAAATTCAAATCTTGAGCAACCAGATGTCTAATTCCTGGAAGATTCAATGTGGTGGTGATTCATAGTAAAATTGATCATTCTCAGGAATTTCATTACAATTTTGAATTCAAGCTTGTGATTGAGCTTGATATAACAATAACATGTATCGAGACattaatattatagaaattGAACCCTCACCCAACACGCATGAAGAAACATGAATGAGAAGTATGGAAAACGCCACGAAACTTGGTTAATTTTTCGTTAAGTCAAAGTAGTTCAatgaagaatcaaaataaaaaaattttctctcacacataataaattattatgaaatcaaaatctatataaaaaaaacttaattacaagctaaataaccatatttatataagaaaaaacatcacaaacaaaattagaaaaataataaaagagttctaaataaaatagagaaaaaaatcttaaatcaactaggaaactaatacaATTCCCGCATAACAGCTTCTGGACTTTATCACAAGACCTTCATGAAATTCGATCACTATGGAATTAATCGTATATAAAATAAGGCCTTTAGAATCATCTAAAAAACTTTCAGTTCAATCCAACGGCTAGGTCAGAAATTATGTTTGTCAGTGTAAAGCTgtgtattagaaaatataagTCCAAAACCGCCTCTAATGTCCTTGAATGATAATGAAACCTTATCAATGAgaaaattcacaaaataaaaagcaaacatgCTGACATTGAAACCTTTGCCAAAACAATTCCAATTGTTGCCATGTATA is part of the Populus trichocarpa isolate Nisqually-1 chromosome 2, P.trichocarpa_v4.1, whole genome shotgun sequence genome and encodes:
- the LOC7478816 gene encoding cathepsin B-like protease 3, producing MASPLYLGTLFLLVAALFTFRSQVIAVEPVSKLKLNSRILQDSIVQKVNENPNAGWEATMNPQFSNYSVGEFKYLLGVKPTPGKELRGVPLVRHPKSMKLPKEFDARTAWPHCSTIGRILDQGHCGSCWAFGAVESLSDRFCIHYGMNLSLSVNDLLACCGWMCGDGCDGGYPIDAWRYFVQSGVVTEECDPYFDDIGCSHPGCEPGFPTPKCERKCADKNKLWAESKHFSVNAYRIDSDPHSIMAEVSMNGPVEVAFTVYEDFAHYKSGVYKHITGDVMGGHAVKLIGWGTSDDGEDYWLLANQWNRGWGDDGYFKIRRGTNECGIEEDVVAGLPSTRNLVREVAKIDAHEHASA